The nucleotide sequence TGATAAAGAACTGAACAAACTCCAGCGGATCAACCCGATGGCTCCGGAATATCCGGTGACGATGAACTACATCGAGCTGATGGTTGACCTGCCCTGGAACGAATATACTAAAGACAACTTTGATCTGAAGCGGGCGCAGAAGATTCTGGATGCCGATCATTTCGGCCTTGAAAAGGTTAAGGAACGGATTATCGAATACCTGGCCGTTCTGAAACTGAAGAACGACATGAAGGCCCCGATTCTGTGCCTATACGGTCCTCCGGGAGTGGGTAAAACCTCGTTGGGTAAGTCGGTAGCGAAGGCGTTGGGCCGGAAATACAGCCGGATGGCGCTGGGTGGCGTTCACGACGAGGCCGAGATTCGCGGTCACCGAAAGACCTATATCGGCGCTATGCCCGGCAAGATCATCCAGAATATCCGCAAGTGCGGTACGGCCAATCCGGTCTTTATCCTGGATGAGATCGACAAGGTTAGCTCCGACTTCCGGGGCGATCCATCGTCGGCCCTGCTTGAAGTCCTGGACCCGGAGCAGAACTCGACGTTCATGGACAACTATCTCGATACCGAGTTCGACCTCTCGCGGGTGCTGTTCATTGCGACGGCCAATTCGCTCGATACCATACACCCCGCTCTGCGCGACCGGATGGAGATCATCGACATTGCGGGCTACACGGTGGAAGAGAAAGTTCAGATTGCCAAAAAATACCTGGTTCCCAAACAGCGCCGGGATCACGGTCTGAAGCCCAAAGACCTGATCATTGAAGACAAGGCCATTCTGCGGATTATTGAAGGATATACCCGCGAATCGGGCGTTCGGAACCTGGAGCAGAAAATTGGGGCGTTGGTCCGGAAGATAGCCAAATCCATCGCTATGGAGGAGGAGTATAACCACACGGTTAAGGCTACTGATATTCCTAAAATGCTCGGGGCCGAAATTTTCGACAAGGAGCTTTACGCCGACGACGACATTGCGGGTATCGTAACCGGACTGGCCTGGACGCAGGTTGGGGGCGAAATCCTGCTGATCGAGTCAAGCCTGAGCCGGGGCAAAGGTGTGCTGACGCTGTCTGGCCAACTAGGCGACGTTATGAAGGAATCGGCCATTACGGCCCTCTCCTATCTCAAGGCGCATGCCGACACACTGGGTATTGATTACCGGGTTTTCAACCATTACGACCTGCATATTCACATTCCGGCGGGTGCCGTGCCCAAAGATGGCCCTTCGGCGGGTATTACTATGCTGGCGTCGATGACGTCAATCTATACCCAACGTAAGGTCCGGCCGTATCTGGCCATGACGGGTGAGGTAACGCTGCGGGGCAAAGTGCTTCCCGTTGGCGGGATTAAGGAAAAGATACTGGCCGCTAACCGGGCGGGCATTAAAGAGGTTATTCTCTGCTCAAAAAACCGGAAGGATATTGAGGAAATCAATATGACCTATATCAAGGACCTGACCTTCCATTACGTGGATACCGTAGAGCAGGTGCTGGAGATTGCGTTGTTACCCGGTCAGGTTGGCAAGCCAATGAAATTTATCCTGCCCGACGAAGATCCGTCGTTCCGTAAAGAACCGCGCGAAGTAGAACGGATTTACTAAAAAATAAGGGAGAAACCACGTATTTTGTCATCGCATCAATGACTGGTCTCACGAGATCAGACGTTGATGCGATGACAAAATTGCTTTAGACCCGATCTGTTTTCTACGTAATGCTTGATTTCCAGAAACTTTCTGCCGATTACCAGCAGGCTCTGCTGGGTCAGGTAGTACCGTTTTGGCTCAAGCACAGTCTGGATGCGCCCTATGGCGGGTACTTTGATCTGTTGTCCGGCAAGGGCGAAGTGATTGAAGGAGACAAGTTTGTTCATTTACAGGCGCAGCAGATCTGGGCCTTTGCCTGGCTATACAATACGCTCGATGCCCAGCCCGCCTGGCTCGACCACGCCCGGCATGGGGCAACGTTTCTGAGTCAGTTTGCTCATGACGACCGGTTGAATTGCTATGCTATTCTGGATCGTCGGGGCCGGCCGGTAGCGCCTGCTTCCGACGTAATACCCGATAGCTTTACAGTAATGGCTTATGCGCAGCTTCATCAAGCTACGGCGGAGGACGAATGGGCCATGCTGGCTAAGCAATTGTTTGCAAACCTGCTGAACCGGCACGAGGTTGATCGTGAGCAGCAGGCTCAGGCCGTTGGTGACTTTAGGAAACTACGTTACCTGAATGAGCCCCTGGCCATGTTGAGAGCGGCATTAGGCATGCAGCCGTTGCTCGATGAAGAATTCTATAAGGCAACAATAGAGCGGATACTGCACGAACTATTACGCGAGTTTCTGGATCGGCGAACGGATACGTTGCGGGAGTTTATCTTACCAGAGGGCTCCTTTATCAACACACCAGAGGGCCGCCGGTTAAATGTCGGGCTAACATTTCAGACGGCCAGCGCGCTGCTTGACCTCTGCGCCGAAAGCGGGAATCGGAAACTGGCGATGCAGGTAGTAGCCTGGTGTCTGCGTCTGTGCGAACAGGCCTGGGATGAAGCGACAGGGGGCCTCAATCAGTACGTAGACATGAAAAACCAGCCGTTTATCTTCCCCGACTGGCAGCAGAAGTGGGCCTGGGTGCAACTGGAAGCGATTGCCGCCCTAATGAAAGGGTATTTCCAGACGCGTCACCCCGATTGTCCAACCTGGTTTAAGCGGATACATGACAACACATTCGCGACTTTTGTCGATACCAGGCATCTGGGCTGGCATCTGGCACTTGATCAGAATAACCACCCTCTTTTACCCGCTAAAGCCATTCCAGCGGTCGGCTGTTATTCCTTAATCCGCTGTCTGGCCGAGACGGCTCAGGCCTTAACCCGCTGCGGGCAGTTACAACCGCTCGGTCGCCATATTCGGGTAGGTGCTTCGCCTTTATCCTGATCACGAGATAGGCAAAACGCTCAGCTCACCCGAATCAACTTCGGCAGTTAGAAAGCGGATGGTTGCGCCGGCGTCTGGCTCTATCGACATTGGAAAAGCATGCTGCCCCGCTTGCACAAACTCAGAAACCAGCATTTTGCACACGGTGCGATGCTCGGCATCAAGCTGATAGATACCAACTGTCAGTTGAGTCGGCTCCGTCAACGTAACTACTACCGTTATCGGTTCAGCTATCTGATATCGAAAATCGGAAAGAACATTTTTGACTTCAGGCTTCCTTCGCATAGCGAACAGAATCTGCTTGACCAGCAAGGGAACAACGGGTGCGAGGCCATTGACAAAAAGCACATCGCTACGCTGATTGGAAAAGACAGCCCGAAGTTCTGTATTCAGAGGTTCGTCAACACCTCGGCCAAAAGCAATCAGGTCAAAGTCAGCCGCGTAAAATTCAGCGGCCGCCTGTTCCACCCGATCCGTCACGAATACGGTAAGCCCTACATCTTCTAATGCTTCCTTCAGGAGGGCAAGCACCTTTTAATTTCGGCCAATCAATAATACGCTCTGTTTCATATACCAGATGAGGCCCGTATAGAAAGAGTCGTGGCTTCAGCCAGAATATTTTACTGGCCTGCCTGGGTAAATCCTTCAATCGCTCCCCGCACGTTGCCGTATTTCGCTAGCAGTTTCTCGGCTTCCTCTCGACTAACGCCAATTTCGCTCATAACCATCTTAGCCGCCCGGTCCTGCAATTTGATATTCGTCAACTGCATATCCACCATTTTATTCCCTTTCACCCGGCCCAGTTGAATCATCACGGAGGTAGAAATCATGTTCAGCACGAGCTTCTGGGCGGTGCCAGCCTTCATCCGGGTACTGCCCGTAACGAACTCCGGTCCAACGACTACCTCAACCGGAAACTCAGCTGCCTGCGCTACCGCCGATCCGTTATTGCAGACAATACACCCCGTCAGGAGACCAGCCGCCCGAGCCTGCTGCAAGCCGCCAATTACGTAAGGCGTGCGACCCGACGCGGCAATCCCAATTACGGTGTCATCTTCATCGGGTTCGTAAGGAGCCATATCCTGCCAAGCTTGTTGGGCATCATCTTCAGCGAACTCGACGGCTTTTCGGATGGCACCATCGCCCCCGGCCATTAAGCCAATAACCAGATCATGTGGAACACCATAGGTAGGTGGGCACTCTGATGCGTCCACAACCCCTAATCGGCCACTAGTACCAGCCCCGATATAAAATAAGCGTCCTCCGTTTTTCATGCGCTTAACAATCTCCGTAACCAGCGCTTCAATTTGTGGAATGGCTTTTTCAACTGCCAGAGGAACGGTTTGATCCTCTTTATTAATATTCGTTAGCAGATCGTGAACAGACATCTGCTCTAAATGATCGTAATAGGATGCAGTTTCGGTTATCATAAATCAAAAGTAAGTGACTGGTGCATATGCGAACAAATAATCCAAAAACTCTTGCGCTTCCGGGAAACATCTGTTTTATTTACGGCGTTATTACACTATCAGCGAAATTTCGCTAAACAGAGATGATTGCCGAAGAGAACGCCGTACAACTCAATCGTTTTAGTGCTACCCTGACTCAGGAGATCAGCAATCCAGCCGCTCAGGCAATGCTTTACGGTATTGGTCTCACCGAAGCGGATATGCAGAAACCGCAGATTGGAATTGCCAGCACCGGTTATGAGGGAAACACCTGTAATATGCACCTGAACGGCCTATCCGTTTACGTCAAACAGGGGATTCAGGCGAATGGATTGGTGGGGTTGATTTTTAACACCATCGGGGTATCGGATGGGATGACCAACGGCAACGATGGAATGCGCTACTCGCTGCCGAGCCGTGATCTGATTGCTGACTCAATCGAATCGGTTGTGGCTGCTCAGTGGTACGACGGGGTTGTGACCGTTGTCGGTTGTGATAAAAATATGCCCGGCGCCATCATGGCAATGGCTCGTCTCGATCGGCCCGGAATTATGGTCTATGGCGGAACGATTCGGTCCGGACATTATAAAGGTCAGAAACTAGACATCGTTTCGGCCTTTGAAGCGCTCGGCAAGAAATACGCCGGGAATATCTCGGACGAAGATTTTAAAGGGGTAGTTCAGAACGCCATTCCCGGCGCGGGAGCCTGTGGTGGTATGTATACGGCCAACACCATGGCCAGCAGCATTGAAGCCATGGGCCTGAGTCTGCCGCTGAGCAGCACCTATCCCGCTACGCACGAAGGCAAACAGGAAGAATGCAAAAAAATTGGGGCGGCTATGCGTCTGCTGCTCGAGCGGAACATTACCCCAAAAGATATCATCAGCCGGGAGTCGCTCGAAAACGCTCTGACCGTTGTTATGGCGCTTGGCGGTTCAACAAACGCAGTGCTGCACTATCTGGCTATTTCGCGGGCAGCAGGTATTCCGCTAACGCTCGACGATATTCAGGCAATCAGTGACCGGGTACCGCTCCTGGCCGATCTGAAGCCAAGCGGTAAATATTACATGGAGGACATGCTCGCCATTGGGGGCGTACCGGCCGTCATGAAGTACCTCTACGAGCAGGGCTTGATTCATGGTGACTGCCTGACCGTTACGGGCAAAACCGTTGCCGAGAACCTCGCCGAAGCTCCCGATCTGAATTTTGAGGACCAGGCAATTATCCGTCCTCTGAGCAACCCAATCAAACAAACCGGCCATATTCAGATCCTGCGCGGCAACCTGTCGCCAACGGGCTCGGTTGCCAAGATTACGGGTAAGGAAGGCGAGCGTTTCGAAGGTGTCGCGAACGTTTTCGAACACGAAGGCGAAATTATCGACGCCTTGTCGAAAGGCGAAATCCTGCCCGGTCAGGT is from Spirosoma taeanense and encodes:
- the lon gene encoding endopeptidase La, whose amino-acid sequence is MISEKDLATRLLLADFDSDNLEIVPLGSPEGIDEDYELPPNLPILPVRNTVLFPGMVIPVTVGRSKSIRLVKKAYKGNRIIGVTAQLNQQKDEPTADDLYRFGTVAYIIKMITLPDGNITIIIQGKKRFEIQQITQEDPYMTAQVRQIDDVFPNVNKKEGKALLQSLKDAAYKILRLNPEIPQEARIALDNIESPTFLLHFLSSNINAEVADKQRLLETLDGSQQANLLLEYMLREVQLLELKREIQSKASSDLDQQQRDYYLRQQMKVLQDELGMDSPDREIDELRMRADHKKWSTEVRSHFDKELNKLQRINPMAPEYPVTMNYIELMVDLPWNEYTKDNFDLKRAQKILDADHFGLEKVKERIIEYLAVLKLKNDMKAPILCLYGPPGVGKTSLGKSVAKALGRKYSRMALGGVHDEAEIRGHRKTYIGAMPGKIIQNIRKCGTANPVFILDEIDKVSSDFRGDPSSALLEVLDPEQNSTFMDNYLDTEFDLSRVLFIATANSLDTIHPALRDRMEIIDIAGYTVEEKVQIAKKYLVPKQRRDHGLKPKDLIIEDKAILRIIEGYTRESGVRNLEQKIGALVRKIAKSIAMEEEYNHTVKATDIPKMLGAEIFDKELYADDDIAGIVTGLAWTQVGGEILLIESSLSRGKGVLTLSGQLGDVMKESAITALSYLKAHADTLGIDYRVFNHYDLHIHIPAGAVPKDGPSAGITMLASMTSIYTQRKVRPYLAMTGEVTLRGKVLPVGGIKEKILAANRAGIKEVILCSKNRKDIEEINMTYIKDLTFHYVDTVEQVLEIALLPGQVGKPMKFILPDEDPSFRKEPREVERIY
- a CDS encoding AGE family epimerase/isomerase; protein product: MLDFQKLSADYQQALLGQVVPFWLKHSLDAPYGGYFDLLSGKGEVIEGDKFVHLQAQQIWAFAWLYNTLDAQPAWLDHARHGATFLSQFAHDDRLNCYAILDRRGRPVAPASDVIPDSFTVMAYAQLHQATAEDEWAMLAKQLFANLLNRHEVDREQQAQAVGDFRKLRYLNEPLAMLRAALGMQPLLDEEFYKATIERILHELLREFLDRRTDTLREFILPEGSFINTPEGRRLNVGLTFQTASALLDLCAESGNRKLAMQVVAWCLRLCEQAWDEATGGLNQYVDMKNQPFIFPDWQQKWAWVQLEAIAALMKGYFQTRHPDCPTWFKRIHDNTFATFVDTRHLGWHLALDQNNHPLLPAKAIPAVGCYSLIRCLAETAQALTRCGQLQPLGRHIRVGASPLS
- the murQ gene encoding N-acetylmuramic acid 6-phosphate etherase; translation: MITETASYYDHLEQMSVHDLLTNINKEDQTVPLAVEKAIPQIEALVTEIVKRMKNGGRLFYIGAGTSGRLGVVDASECPPTYGVPHDLVIGLMAGGDGAIRKAVEFAEDDAQQAWQDMAPYEPDEDDTVIGIAASGRTPYVIGGLQQARAAGLLTGCIVCNNGSAVAQAAEFPVEVVVGPEFVTGSTRMKAGTAQKLVLNMISTSVMIQLGRVKGNKMVDMQLTNIKLQDRAAKMVMSEIGVSREEAEKLLAKYGNVRGAIEGFTQAGQ
- the ilvD gene encoding dihydroxy-acid dehydratase, which encodes MIAEENAVQLNRFSATLTQEISNPAAQAMLYGIGLTEADMQKPQIGIASTGYEGNTCNMHLNGLSVYVKQGIQANGLVGLIFNTIGVSDGMTNGNDGMRYSLPSRDLIADSIESVVAAQWYDGVVTVVGCDKNMPGAIMAMARLDRPGIMVYGGTIRSGHYKGQKLDIVSAFEALGKKYAGNISDEDFKGVVQNAIPGAGACGGMYTANTMASSIEAMGLSLPLSSTYPATHEGKQEECKKIGAAMRLLLERNITPKDIISRESLENALTVVMALGGSTNAVLHYLAISRAAGIPLTLDDIQAISDRVPLLADLKPSGKYYMEDMLAIGGVPAVMKYLYEQGLIHGDCLTVTGKTVAENLAEAPDLNFEDQAIIRPLSNPIKQTGHIQILRGNLSPTGSVAKITGKEGERFEGVANVFEHEGEIIDALSKGEILPGQVLVIRNAGPKGGPGMSEMLKPTSAIMGAGLGDKVALITDGRFSGGTHGFVVGHVTPEAFEGGPIALVKDGDLITIDAIGRQLTLHVSDEELELRRSNWVQPAPRFTKGVLGKYIRNVKSASEGCVTDED